A region from the Citrobacter koseri ATCC BAA-895 genome encodes:
- the livM gene encoding branched chain amino acid ABC transporter permease LivM — protein MKPMHFAMALLSAAMFFVLAGVFMGVQLELDGTKLVVGTAADIRWQWVFIGTAVVFFFQLLRPIFQKSLKGISGPKFVLPAIDGSTVKQKLFLIALLVIAVVWPFMVSRGTVDIATLTMIYIILGLGLNVVVGLSGLLVLGYGGFYAIGAYTFALLNHYYGLGFWTCLPLAGLVAAAAGFLLGFPVLRLRGDYLAIVTLGFGEIVRILLLNNTEVTGGPNGISQIPKPTFFGLEFSRTAREGGWDTFSNFFGVKYDPSDRVIWLYLVALLLVVFSLFVINRLLRMPLGRAWEALREDEIACRSLGLSPTRIKLTAFTISAAFAGFAGTLFAARQGFVSPESFTFAESAFVLAIVVLGGMGSQFAVILAAILLVVSRELMRDFNEYSMLMLGGLMVLMMIWRPQGLLPMTRPQLKLKNGEAKGEQA, from the coding sequence ATGAAACCGATGCATTTTGCGATGGCGCTGCTCTCTGCCGCCATGTTCTTCGTACTGGCGGGCGTCTTTATGGGCGTTCAACTGGAACTCGATGGCACCAAACTGGTGGTGGGGACTGCTGCGGATATTCGCTGGCAGTGGGTGTTTATCGGTACTGCCGTGGTCTTTTTCTTCCAGTTGCTGCGACCGATTTTCCAGAAAAGCCTGAAGGGCATTTCTGGGCCTAAATTTGTTCTGCCAGCGATTGATGGCTCAACCGTGAAGCAGAAGCTGTTCCTGATTGCGCTGCTGGTCATCGCCGTTGTGTGGCCGTTTATGGTGTCGCGCGGCACCGTTGATATCGCCACGCTGACCATGATTTATATCATCCTCGGTCTTGGGCTGAACGTGGTGGTGGGGCTGTCTGGTCTGCTGGTGCTGGGCTACGGCGGTTTCTACGCCATTGGCGCGTATACCTTCGCGTTGCTGAACCACTATTACGGTCTGGGGTTCTGGACCTGCCTGCCGCTGGCGGGGCTGGTTGCGGCGGCGGCGGGCTTCCTGCTCGGCTTCCCGGTATTGCGCCTGCGCGGCGACTACCTGGCGATTGTGACCTTAGGCTTTGGCGAGATTGTGCGCATCCTGCTGCTCAATAACACCGAAGTGACCGGCGGGCCGAACGGTATCAGCCAGATCCCGAAACCGACATTCTTCGGTCTGGAGTTCAGCCGTACCGCCCGTGAAGGCGGCTGGGATACCTTCAGCAACTTCTTCGGCGTGAAATACGATCCATCCGACCGCGTGATTTGGCTTTACCTGGTGGCGTTGCTGCTGGTCGTCTTCTCGCTGTTTGTGATCAACCGTCTGCTGCGTATGCCGCTGGGGCGGGCATGGGAAGCGCTGCGTGAAGATGAAATTGCCTGCCGTTCATTAGGCTTAAGCCCGACGCGCATTAAGCTGACGGCGTTTACCATCAGCGCCGCGTTTGCGGGGTTCGCCGGAACGCTGTTCGCCGCGCGCCAGGGCTTTGTCAGCCCGGAGTCGTTCACCTTTGCCGAATCCGCTTTTGTACTGGCGATTGTGGTGCTTGGCGGCATGGGTTCGCAGTTCGCGGTTATTCTCGCCGCTATCCTGCTGGTGGTATCGCGCGAGCTAATGCGTGACTTCAACGAATACAGCATGTTGATGCTCGGTGGTTTGATGGTACTGATGATGATCTGGCGTCCGCAGGGCTTGCTGCCGATGACCCGTCCGCAGTTGAAACTGAAAAACGGGGAAGCGAAAGGAGAGCAGGCATGA
- the livH gene encoding high-affinity branched-chain amino acid ABC transporter permease LivH yields MSEQFLYFLQQMFNGVTLGSTYALIAIGYTMVYGIIGMINFAHGEVYMIGSYVSFMIIAALMMMGIDTSWLLVAAGFVGAIIIASAYGWSIERVAYRPVRSSKRLIALISAIGMSIFLQNYVSLTEGSRDVALPSLFNGQWIIGSSENFAASITTMQLVIWIVTFLAMLALTLFIRYSRMGRACRACAEDLKMASLLGINTDRVIALTFVIGAAMAAVAGVLLGQFYGVINPYIGFMAGMKAFTAAVLGGIGSIPGAMIGGLILGVAEALSSAYLSTEYKDVVSFALLILVLLVMPTGILGRPEVEKV; encoded by the coding sequence ATGTCCGAGCAGTTTCTCTATTTCTTGCAGCAGATGTTTAACGGCGTCACGCTGGGAAGCACTTATGCGCTGATCGCTATCGGCTATACGATGGTTTACGGCATTATCGGCATGATCAACTTCGCCCACGGCGAGGTCTATATGATCGGCAGCTATGTCTCTTTCATGATCATCGCCGCGCTGATGATGATGGGCATTGATACCAGCTGGCTGCTGGTCGCCGCCGGGTTCGTCGGGGCTATCATTATCGCCAGCGCCTATGGCTGGAGTATTGAACGGGTGGCCTATCGGCCAGTGCGCAGTTCCAAGCGACTGATTGCGCTCATCTCCGCGATCGGGATGTCTATTTTCCTGCAAAACTACGTCAGTCTTACCGAAGGTTCGCGTGACGTGGCGCTCCCCAGTTTGTTTAACGGCCAGTGGATTATCGGCAGCAGCGAGAACTTCGCCGCCAGCATTACCACCATGCAGTTGGTCATCTGGATCGTCACTTTCCTGGCGATGCTGGCGCTGACGCTGTTCATCCGTTACTCCCGTATGGGACGCGCCTGCCGCGCCTGTGCGGAAGACCTGAAAATGGCGAGTCTGCTGGGCATTAATACCGACCGCGTGATTGCGCTGACCTTTGTGATTGGCGCGGCGATGGCGGCGGTGGCGGGCGTGCTGCTCGGTCAGTTCTATGGCGTTATCAACCCGTATATTGGCTTTATGGCCGGGATGAAGGCCTTCACCGCCGCGGTGCTTGGCGGCATCGGCAGCATTCCTGGCGCGATGATTGGCGGCCTGATTCTGGGCGTCGCCGAAGCGCTCTCCTCTGCGTACCTGAGTACCGAATATAAAGATGTGGTGTCGTTTGCGCTGCTGATTCTGGTGCTGCTGGTCATGCCGACCGGTATCCTGGGCCGCCCGGAGGTAGAGAAAGTATGA
- the livK gene encoding high-affinity branched-chain amino acid ABC transporter substrate-binding protein LivK: MKRNAKTIIAGVVALAMSHTAMADDIKVAVVGAMSGPVAQWGDMEFNGARQAIKDINAKGGIKGDKLVGVEYDDACDPKQAVAVANKIVNDGIQYVIGHLCSSSTQPASDIYEDEGILMISPGATNPELTQRGYEHIMRTAGLDSSQGPTAAKYILEKVKPQRIAIIHDKQQYGEGLARSVQDSLKAGNANIVFFDGITAGEKDFSALIARLQKENIDFVYYGGYYPEMGQMLRQARAIGLKTQFMGPEGVGNASLSNIAGAAAEGMLVTMPKRYDQDPANKGIVDALKADKKDPTGPYVWITYAAVQSLATAMDRTGSKAPLDLVKDLKAHGADTVIGPLNWDEKGDLKGFEFGVFQWHADGSSTVAK; the protein is encoded by the coding sequence ATGAAACGGAATGCGAAAACGATCATCGCAGGAGTGGTTGCACTGGCGATGTCGCATACGGCAATGGCGGACGATATTAAAGTCGCCGTTGTCGGGGCGATGTCCGGCCCGGTAGCGCAGTGGGGCGATATGGAATTTAACGGCGCGCGTCAGGCCATTAAAGACATCAACGCCAAAGGCGGCATCAAAGGCGATAAGCTGGTGGGCGTTGAGTATGACGACGCCTGTGACCCGAAACAGGCTGTCGCGGTGGCGAACAAAATCGTCAACGACGGCATTCAGTACGTTATCGGCCACCTGTGCTCCTCTTCCACACAGCCCGCGTCTGATATCTATGAAGATGAAGGCATCCTGATGATCTCCCCGGGCGCCACAAACCCGGAGCTGACGCAGCGCGGCTACGAACACATCATGCGTACGGCGGGCCTGGACTCCTCCCAGGGGCCAACGGCGGCGAAATACATTCTTGAGAAAGTGAAGCCGCAGCGTATCGCCATTATTCACGATAAGCAGCAGTACGGTGAAGGTCTGGCGCGTTCCGTACAGGACAGCCTGAAAGCGGGCAACGCCAATATCGTGTTCTTTGACGGGATTACCGCTGGCGAGAAAGACTTTTCCGCACTAATTGCCCGCCTGCAAAAAGAGAATATCGACTTCGTTTATTACGGCGGTTACTACCCGGAAATGGGCCAGATGCTGCGCCAGGCGCGCGCTATCGGCCTGAAAACCCAGTTTATGGGGCCAGAGGGCGTGGGCAATGCCTCACTGTCCAACATTGCTGGCGCGGCGGCAGAAGGCATGCTGGTGACGATGCCAAAACGCTATGACCAGGACCCGGCGAACAAAGGCATTGTCGATGCCCTTAAAGCCGACAAAAAAGATCCTACCGGCCCTTACGTGTGGATCACTTACGCTGCGGTGCAGTCGCTGGCAACCGCAATGGATCGTACCGGCAGCAAAGCGCCGCTCGATCTGGTGAAAGATCTGAAAGCACACGGGGCTGATACCGTGATTGGGCCGCTGAACTGGGATGAAAAAGGCGATCTGAAGGGATTTGAGTTTGGTGTCTTCCAGTGGCATGCCGACGGCTCATCGACCGTTGCCAAATAA
- the panM gene encoding aspartate 1-decarboxylase autocleavage activator PanM, with amino-acid sequence MKLTIVRLENFSAQDLIDLGKIWPEYSASSLSVDDTHRIYAARFNERLLGAVRVTLSGTQGALDSLRVREITRRRGVGQYLVEEVIRNNPGVSAWWMADVGVEERGVMAAFMQALGFTAQADGWEKR; translated from the coding sequence ATGAAGCTGACCATCGTTCGTTTAGAAAACTTTAGCGCCCAGGATCTCATCGATCTGGGTAAAATCTGGCCGGAATACTCCGCCTCGTCTTTAAGCGTAGATGATACTCACCGGATCTACGCGGCGCGTTTCAATGAGCGTCTGTTGGGCGCTGTGCGGGTAACGCTAAGCGGTACGCAAGGCGCGCTGGATTCATTGCGGGTTCGCGAGATCACGCGTCGTCGCGGCGTGGGGCAGTATCTGGTGGAAGAGGTGATCCGCAATAATCCGGGCGTTTCAGCCTGGTGGATGGCAGATGTCGGCGTCGAAGAGCGAGGCGTAATGGCGGCGTTTATGCAGGCATTAGGGTTTACGGCGCAGGCGGACGGCTGGGAAAAACGGTAA
- the livJ gene encoding branched chain amino acid ABC transporter substrate-binding protein LivJ: MNMKGKALLAGCIALSLSNMAFAKDIKVAVVGAMSGPVAQYGDQEFTGAEQAIADINAKGGIKGDKLVAVKYDDACDPKQAVAVANKVVNDGIKYVIGHLCSSSTQPASDIYEDEGILMITPAATAPELTARGYQLILRTTGLDSDQGPTAAKYILESVKPQRIAIIHDKQQYGEGLARAVQDGLKKGNANVVFFDGITAGEKDFSTLVARLKKENIDFVYYGGYHPEMGQILRQARAAGLKTKFMGPEGVANVSLSNIAGESAEGMLVTKPKNYDQVPANKPIVDAIKAKKQDPSGAFVWTTYAALQSLQAGLNQSDDPAEIAKYLKANTVETVMGPLSWDEKGDLKGFEFGVFTWHADGTATDAR; encoded by the coding sequence ATGAATATGAAGGGTAAAGCGTTATTGGCAGGATGTATCGCCCTGTCTTTGAGCAATATGGCGTTTGCTAAGGATATCAAAGTGGCCGTTGTCGGCGCGATGTCCGGCCCGGTAGCGCAGTACGGCGATCAGGAATTTACCGGCGCGGAGCAGGCGATTGCCGATATCAACGCGAAAGGCGGCATCAAGGGCGATAAGCTGGTTGCCGTGAAATATGATGATGCCTGCGACCCGAAACAAGCGGTAGCCGTAGCCAACAAAGTGGTCAACGACGGCATTAAATATGTTATCGGCCACCTGTGCTCCTCATCCACGCAGCCTGCGTCTGATATCTATGAAGACGAAGGCATTCTGATGATTACCCCGGCTGCGACCGCACCGGAACTGACCGCGCGCGGTTATCAGCTGATCCTGCGCACCACCGGTCTGGACTCCGATCAGGGGCCGACGGCGGCGAAATATATTCTGGAAAGCGTGAAGCCGCAGCGCATCGCCATTATTCACGATAAGCAGCAGTACGGTGAAGGCCTGGCGCGCGCGGTGCAGGATGGCCTGAAAAAAGGCAACGCCAACGTGGTGTTCTTCGACGGGATTACCGCCGGCGAGAAAGATTTCTCCACCCTGGTGGCGCGCCTGAAGAAAGAGAACATCGACTTTGTGTACTATGGCGGCTATCACCCTGAGATGGGGCAGATCCTGCGCCAGGCTCGCGCTGCTGGCCTGAAAACGAAGTTTATGGGGCCGGAAGGGGTAGCGAACGTGTCGCTGTCTAACATTGCCGGTGAGTCTGCCGAGGGGATGCTGGTCACCAAGCCGAAGAACTACGATCAGGTTCCGGCGAACAAACCGATTGTAGACGCGATCAAAGCGAAGAAACAGGACCCAAGCGGCGCGTTTGTGTGGACCACCTACGCGGCGTTGCAGTCATTGCAGGCGGGTCTGAATCAGTCCGACGATCCGGCTGAAATCGCCAAATACCTGAAAGCGAATACCGTGGAAACCGTTATGGGGCCGTTGTCCTGGGATGAGAAGGGCGATCTGAAAGGCTTTGAGTTCGGCGTCTTTACCTGGCATGCCGACGGTACGGCAACCGACGCCAGGTAA
- a CDS encoding 4-aminobutyrate--2-oxoglutarate transaminase, with protein sequence MKNNELNERRLQATPRGIGVMCGFYADRAENATLWDIEGNEVIDFAAGIAVLNTGHRHPKVIAAIEKQLQSFTHTAYQIVPYASYVTLAERINERVPVNGPAKTAFFSTGAEAVENAVKIARACTRRPGLITFGGAFHGRTFMTMALTGKVAPYKIGFGPFPGSVYHAQYPNPLHGVTTADALNSLERIFKADIAPDQVAAIILEPVQGEGGFNVAPTDFMQALRTLCDTHGILLIADEVQTGFARTGKLFAMEHYGVQPDLITMAKSLAGGMPLSAVSGRAEVMDAPAPGGLGGTYAGNPLAVAAAHAVLDVIEEDDLCTRATQLGQHLVEVLNKAKAACPSIAEIRAQGSMVAVEFTDPQTGQPSPEFTRQVQDRALQEGLLLLSCGVYGNVIRFLYPLTIPDAQFRKALEIITRSLTR encoded by the coding sequence GTGAAAAATAACGAACTGAATGAAAGACGGTTGCAGGCGACGCCGCGCGGCATCGGGGTGATGTGCGGTTTCTATGCCGACAGAGCGGAAAACGCCACGCTGTGGGATATTGAAGGCAATGAGGTGATTGATTTCGCCGCCGGAATTGCCGTGTTGAACACCGGGCACCGTCATCCAAAAGTCATCGCGGCAATTGAAAAACAGCTCCAGTCATTTACCCATACCGCGTATCAAATCGTGCCTTATGCAAGCTACGTTACGCTTGCCGAGCGTATTAACGAGCGCGTGCCGGTCAACGGCCCGGCGAAAACGGCTTTCTTCTCCACCGGCGCGGAGGCGGTCGAAAACGCGGTGAAAATTGCGCGCGCCTGTACCCGACGACCGGGGCTGATTACCTTTGGCGGCGCGTTTCACGGGCGAACCTTTATGACGATGGCGCTCACCGGTAAGGTCGCGCCCTACAAAATTGGCTTTGGGCCGTTCCCGGGATCGGTCTATCACGCGCAATATCCGAATCCTTTGCATGGCGTTACCACGGCGGATGCGCTGAACAGTCTCGAACGGATTTTTAAAGCCGATATTGCGCCGGACCAGGTGGCGGCCATTATCCTGGAACCGGTGCAGGGGGAAGGGGGCTTTAACGTCGCGCCAACGGATTTCATGCAGGCGCTGCGTACGTTATGCGATACCCACGGCATCTTGCTGATCGCCGATGAAGTGCAGACCGGTTTTGCCCGTACAGGCAAACTGTTTGCGATGGAACACTACGGCGTTCAGCCGGATCTCATCACGATGGCCAAAAGTCTGGCCGGCGGTATGCCGCTGTCGGCGGTATCCGGTCGCGCCGAGGTGATGGATGCGCCAGCGCCGGGCGGTCTTGGCGGCACCTACGCCGGAAACCCGCTGGCGGTGGCCGCCGCGCATGCGGTGCTTGATGTGATTGAAGAAGACGATCTCTGCACTCGCGCCACGCAGCTTGGTCAGCATCTGGTTGAGGTGTTGAACAAAGCGAAAGCCGCCTGCCCGTCCATTGCCGAGATCCGCGCGCAGGGCTCGATGGTGGCGGTAGAGTTTACCGATCCGCAAACCGGCCAGCCGTCCCCGGAATTTACCCGGCAGGTGCAGGATCGCGCATTGCAGGAGGGTCTGCTGCTGCTCAGCTGCGGTGTTTACGGCAACGTGATCCGCTTCCTCTATCCGCTGACGATCCCCGATGCGCAGTTCCGTAAAGCGCTGGAGATCATTACGCGTTCGCTGACACGATAA
- the rpoH gene encoding RNA polymerase sigma factor RpoH has protein sequence MTKEMQNLALAPVGNLESYIRAANAWPMLSADEERALAEKLHYQGDLEAAKTLILSHLRFVVHVARNYAGYGLPQADLIQEGNIGLMKAVRRFNPEVGVRLVSFAVHWIKAEIHEYVLRNWRIVKVATTKAQRKLFFNLRKTKQRLGWFNQDEVEMVARELGVTSKDVREMESRMAAQDMTFDMSSDDESDSQPMAPVLYLQDKTSNFADGIEEDNWEDQAANKLTHAMEGLDERSQDIIRARWLDEDNKSTLQELADRYGVSAERVRQLEKNAMKKLRAAIEA, from the coding sequence ATGACCAAAGAAATGCAAAATTTAGCTTTAGCCCCTGTTGGTAACCTGGAATCTTACATCCGGGCTGCAAACGCGTGGCCGATGTTATCGGCTGACGAAGAACGGGCACTGGCTGAAAAGCTGCATTACCAGGGCGATCTGGAAGCAGCTAAGACGCTGATTCTGTCTCACCTGCGCTTTGTTGTTCATGTTGCTCGTAACTATGCGGGCTATGGCCTGCCGCAGGCGGATCTGATTCAGGAAGGTAACATCGGCCTGATGAAAGCCGTGCGCCGTTTTAACCCGGAAGTGGGTGTGCGCCTGGTTTCTTTCGCCGTGCACTGGATCAAAGCGGAGATCCACGAATACGTATTGCGTAACTGGCGTATCGTTAAAGTCGCAACCACCAAAGCACAGCGTAAGCTGTTCTTTAACCTGCGTAAAACCAAGCAGCGTCTGGGCTGGTTTAATCAGGATGAAGTGGAAATGGTGGCGCGCGAACTGGGCGTAACCAGCAAAGACGTTCGCGAGATGGAATCCCGTATGGCGGCGCAGGACATGACGTTTGACATGTCTTCGGACGACGAGTCTGACAGCCAGCCGATGGCGCCAGTGCTGTATTTGCAGGATAAAACCTCTAACTTTGCCGACGGCATTGAAGAGGATAACTGGGAAGATCAGGCGGCAAACAAACTGACCCACGCAATGGAAGGTCTGGACGAGCGTAGCCAGGACATCATTCGCGCCCGTTGGCTGGACGAAGACAATAAGTCCACGCTACAGGAACTGGCCGACCGCTATGGCGTTTCTGCTGAACGTGTACGTCAGCTTGAAAAGAACGCGATGAAGAAACTGCGCGCCGCTATCGAAGCGTAA
- the ftsX gene encoding permease-like cell division protein FtsX has protein sequence MNKRDAINQIRQFGGRLDRFRKSGGSSGDGGRNAPRRAKPSPKPNSRKTNVFNEQVRYAFQGALQDLKSKPLATFLTVMVIAISLTLPSVCYMVYKNVNQAATQYYPSPQITVYLQKTLDDDAAAGVVAQLQAEQGVEKVNYLSRDDALGEFRNWSGFGGALDMLEENPLPAVAVVIPKLDFQGTESLNTLRDRISQINGIDEVRMDDSWFARLAALTGLVGRVSAMIGVLMVAAVFLVIGNSVRLSIFARRDTINVQKLIGATDGFILRPFLYGGALLGFSGAFLSLILSEILVMRLSSAVTEVAQVFGTKFDINGLSFDECLLLLLVCSMIGWVAAWLATVQHLRHFTPD, from the coding sequence GTGAATAAGCGTGACGCTATCAACCAAATCAGGCAGTTTGGCGGCAGACTGGACCGTTTTCGTAAATCTGGCGGTTCGTCCGGCGACGGCGGCCGCAATGCGCCGAGACGCGCAAAACCCTCGCCAAAGCCGAACTCGCGTAAAACCAACGTCTTTAACGAGCAGGTGCGCTATGCGTTCCAGGGCGCGTTACAGGATCTGAAAAGCAAGCCGCTGGCGACGTTTCTGACGGTGATGGTGATTGCCATCTCTCTGACGCTGCCAAGCGTCTGCTACATGGTCTATAAGAACGTCAACCAGGCGGCGACGCAGTACTATCCGTCCCCGCAGATCACCGTTTATCTGCAAAAGACGCTGGATGACGACGCGGCCGCCGGGGTGGTCGCACAGCTCCAGGCCGAGCAGGGGGTGGAGAAGGTCAACTATCTCTCCCGCGACGATGCATTGGGCGAGTTCCGCAACTGGTCTGGCTTTGGCGGCGCGCTGGACATGCTGGAAGAGAATCCGCTTCCGGCAGTGGCGGTGGTGATCCCGAAACTGGATTTCCAGGGAACGGAGTCGCTGAATACGCTACGCGATCGCATCTCGCAGATTAACGGCATTGATGAAGTGCGTATGGATGACAGCTGGTTTGCCCGTCTGGCGGCGCTGACCGGGCTGGTAGGGCGCGTTTCCGCGATGATCGGCGTGCTGATGGTGGCGGCGGTGTTCCTCGTCATCGGCAACAGCGTGCGCCTGAGCATTTTCGCCCGCCGTGACACCATCAACGTGCAGAAACTGATTGGCGCGACGGATGGATTTATCCTGCGACCGTTCCTGTACGGCGGCGCTCTGCTCGGTTTTTCAGGGGCATTTCTTTCACTGATTTTGTCAGAAATTTTGGTGATGCGCTTGTCGTCAGCGGTGACGGAAGTGGCGCAGGTTTTCGGCACGAAGTTTGATATCAATGGCTTATCGTTCGATGAGTGCCTGTTGCTGCTGCTGGTGTGCTCGATGATCGGCTGGGTTGCGGCGTGGCTTGCCACTGTGCAACATTTACGTCACTTTACTCCCGATTAA
- the ftsE gene encoding cell division ATP-binding protein FtsE, whose protein sequence is MIRFEHVSKAYLGGRQALQGVTFHMQPGEMAFLTGHSGAGKSTLLKLICGIERPSAGKIFFSGHDITRLKNREVPFLRRQIGMIFQDHHLLMDRTVYDNVAIPLIIAGASGDDIRRRVSAALDKVGLLDKARNFPIQLSGGEQQRVGIARAVVNKPAVLLADEPTGNLDDALSEGILRLFEEFNRVGVTVLMATHDIGLISRRSYRMLTLSEGHLHGGLVSE, encoded by the coding sequence ATGATTCGCTTTGAACATGTCAGCAAGGCCTATCTCGGTGGGAGACAAGCGCTGCAAGGAGTCACATTCCACATGCAGCCAGGCGAGATGGCGTTTCTGACCGGTCACTCAGGCGCGGGGAAAAGTACCCTGCTGAAGCTTATCTGTGGGATTGAACGGCCGAGCGCCGGGAAAATCTTCTTCAGCGGGCATGACATTACGCGCCTGAAAAACCGTGAAGTGCCGTTTCTGCGTCGTCAGATCGGAATGATTTTCCAGGATCACCACCTGCTGATGGATCGTACGGTCTATGACAACGTGGCGATCCCGTTGATTATCGCTGGCGCCAGCGGGGACGACATCCGTCGTCGTGTGTCGGCGGCGCTGGATAAAGTCGGGCTGCTGGACAAAGCGAGGAATTTTCCCATTCAACTCTCTGGCGGTGAGCAGCAGCGCGTGGGGATTGCCCGTGCGGTGGTGAACAAGCCTGCGGTGCTGCTGGCGGATGAACCGACCGGGAACCTGGATGATGCCTTATCGGAAGGGATTTTACGTCTGTTTGAAGAGTTTAACCGCGTTGGGGTGACGGTATTGATGGCGACGCACGACATCGGGCTTATCTCCCGTCGTTCGTACCGTATGCTCACCCTGAGCGAAGGTCATTTGCATGGAGGCCTGGTCAGTGAATAA
- the ftsY gene encoding signal recognition particle-docking protein FtsY: protein MAKQKKRGFFSWLGFGEKEQEQEQKTEEQQRVEEQLAPETPVETAADADAETHAHGKAETDAFAEAVVNVTEQVQESEKPQPVEPEPVVEPVVDPVVEEDIVEPQAVVEHEELPLPEEVNVEETSPEEWQAEADTVEIVEAVEEEAQNEPQLTDEEREAQALAVEAAEDAVVVVPAAEEETPVEEVIQEQEKPTKEGFFARLKRSLLKTKENLGSGFISLFRGKKIDDDLFEELEEQLLIADVGVETTRKIIANLTEGASRKQLHDAEALYGLLKDEMGDILAKVDEPLNIEGKTPFVILMVGVNGVGKTTTIGKLARQFEQQGKSVMLAAGDTFRAAAVEQLQVWGQRNNIPVIAQHTGADSASVIFDAIQAAKARNVDVLIADTAGRLQNKAHLMEELKKIVRVMKKLDEDAPHEVMLTIDASTGQNAISQAKLFHEAVGLTGITLTKLDGTAKGGVIFSVADQFGIPIRYIGVGERIEDLRPFKADDFIEALFARED, encoded by the coding sequence ATGGCAAAACAGAAAAAACGTGGCTTCTTTTCCTGGCTGGGCTTTGGTGAAAAAGAGCAGGAACAGGAACAAAAAACCGAAGAACAACAGCGTGTTGAAGAACAGTTAGCGCCAGAGACGCCGGTTGAGACGGCGGCAGACGCCGACGCGGAAACGCACGCCCACGGCAAGGCGGAGACCGACGCTTTCGCCGAAGCCGTGGTGAACGTCACCGAACAGGTTCAGGAAAGCGAAAAACCGCAGCCGGTTGAGCCAGAGCCTGTCGTAGAGCCTGTTGTTGACCCCGTGGTTGAAGAAGACATCGTTGAGCCGCAGGCGGTGGTGGAACATGAAGAACTGCCGCTGCCGGAAGAGGTGAACGTCGAAGAGACATCGCCTGAAGAGTGGCAGGCCGAAGCGGACACGGTAGAGATCGTGGAGGCGGTAGAAGAAGAGGCGCAAAACGAACCGCAACTGACCGACGAAGAACGGGAAGCGCAGGCGCTAGCGGTGGAAGCGGCGGAAGACGCGGTGGTTGTCGTGCCGGCGGCGGAAGAAGAGACGCCGGTTGAGGAGGTGATTCAGGAGCAAGAGAAGCCGACAAAAGAGGGTTTCTTTGCGCGTCTGAAACGTAGTCTTCTGAAAACAAAAGAAAATCTCGGTTCAGGATTTATCAGTCTGTTCCGTGGTAAGAAAATCGACGATGATCTGTTTGAAGAACTGGAAGAGCAGTTGCTGATTGCCGATGTGGGCGTGGAAACCACTCGCAAGATCATCGCTAACCTGACAGAGGGCGCCAGCCGCAAACAGCTGCATGACGCCGAAGCGCTGTATGGCCTGCTGAAAGACGAGATGGGCGATATCCTCGCAAAAGTTGACGAACCGCTTAATATTGAAGGCAAAACGCCATTTGTTATTCTGATGGTTGGCGTTAACGGCGTGGGGAAAACCACCACGATCGGTAAGCTGGCGCGTCAGTTCGAGCAGCAGGGCAAATCCGTGATGCTGGCGGCGGGGGATACCTTCCGTGCGGCGGCGGTAGAGCAGTTGCAGGTCTGGGGCCAGCGTAACAACATTCCGGTTATCGCCCAGCATACCGGCGCGGATTCCGCTTCCGTTATCTTTGACGCCATCCAGGCGGCGAAAGCGCGTAATGTGGATGTGCTGATTGCCGATACCGCAGGTCGCTTGCAGAACAAAGCGCACCTGATGGAAGAACTGAAAAAAATCGTTCGCGTGATGAAGAAACTCGACGAAGATGCGCCGCATGAAGTGATGCTGACCATCGACGCCAGCACCGGGCAGAATGCGATAAGCCAGGCCAAACTGTTCCATGAAGCGGTTGGCCTGACCGGTATCACCCTGACCAAGCTGGATGGCACGGCGAAGGGTGGGGTTATCTTCTCGGTTGCCGATCAGTTTGGCATTCCTATCCGCTATATTGGTGTGGGCGAACGTATCGAGGATTTACGTCCGTTTAAGGCGGACGATTTTATAGAGGCACTTTTTGCCCGAGAGGATTAA